The Acidobacteriota bacterium genome has a segment encoding these proteins:
- the yidC gene encoding membrane protein insertase YidC: MSHEQRLLLALGLSMLIFVVWIKLFTPPEPVPPEPESVQEPSPDGALPSPEGGQEDAPPPEEPSPDQAEEAGERWKEFSEVYRAGVPEREQGVVLSTDKFHASFTTRGARLESFVLKEYLDAGGRPLELVYDGMNTKPMGYRLPLAVDIDGRPGRTEEANRALYLSEVEEQDKEIRATFLYASEDDFYVRKFFRFHKDAYPFEVEVEAAEGGVRLPVYVRLGPGFGTDEEAESSRFYNIREFVFGFSQGGAWRVERASRDDVLEAAKSSEAGMLSSFLLVFKSLPYAPVAEGSVRLVEAPRWAAMGDNYFSAVALSEQGFPEARLHTAVKEKKIPGEEEPLVEVEAAGLGVPADALTQLAFIPKDFRVLRPMEQKLSDLVDLGFLWWLSLPLLWLLNFFHGYVGNYGIAIILVTVVVKILFHPLTHKGMVSMRRMQKLQPKMSALREKYRKKKDAESRQKMNEEMMALYKKEGVNPLGGCLPLLLQMPVLFAFYSLLMVSIEIRQAPFYLWIKDLSQPDPYYVTPIVMGITMFLQQRMSQPPAAAGSELQMRLMKWMPVFFTWLFLSFPSGLVLYWLTNNVLSIVQQRWINKATDASAPPKPAKEKGRRKKDAEKKDAEKEDAENAEKKK; this comes from the coding sequence ATGAGCCACGAACAGCGCCTGCTCCTTGCGTTGGGACTCTCCATGCTCATCTTCGTGGTGTGGATCAAGCTCTTCACGCCCCCCGAGCCCGTCCCTCCTGAGCCGGAGTCCGTGCAAGAGCCTTCCCCTGACGGGGCCCTCCCGTCGCCTGAGGGGGGTCAAGAGGACGCACCGCCGCCAGAAGAACCCTCCCCTGACCAAGCGGAGGAAGCGGGCGAGAGGTGGAAAGAATTCTCCGAAGTATACCGCGCCGGCGTCCCGGAGCGCGAGCAAGGGGTCGTCCTCTCCACGGACAAATTCCACGCCAGCTTCACGACGCGCGGCGCGCGCCTGGAAAGCTTCGTGCTGAAGGAGTACCTGGACGCCGGGGGCAGGCCACTCGAGCTGGTCTACGACGGCATGAACACCAAGCCGATGGGCTATCGGCTGCCGCTCGCCGTGGATATCGACGGACGTCCCGGGCGCACCGAGGAAGCCAACCGCGCCCTCTACCTGTCCGAGGTGGAGGAGCAGGACAAAGAAATCCGCGCGACGTTTCTCTACGCCTCCGAGGACGATTTCTACGTGCGCAAATTTTTCCGGTTTCACAAGGATGCCTATCCCTTCGAGGTGGAGGTGGAGGCCGCCGAGGGCGGCGTGCGCCTTCCCGTCTACGTCAGGCTCGGCCCCGGCTTCGGCACCGACGAGGAGGCCGAGAGCAGCCGTTTCTACAACATCCGCGAGTTCGTGTTCGGCTTTTCGCAGGGAGGCGCGTGGCGCGTGGAGCGCGCCTCCAGAGATGACGTTCTGGAAGCGGCGAAAAGCAGCGAAGCGGGCATGCTCTCGAGCTTTCTCCTTGTTTTTAAGAGCCTGCCCTACGCGCCCGTAGCGGAAGGTTCGGTGCGCCTCGTCGAAGCGCCCCGCTGGGCCGCCATGGGCGACAACTACTTCTCGGCCGTCGCCCTGTCGGAGCAGGGCTTTCCGGAGGCACGCCTCCACACAGCGGTGAAAGAGAAGAAGATTCCCGGCGAGGAGGAGCCCCTTGTGGAAGTCGAGGCGGCGGGCCTGGGCGTTCCGGCCGACGCCCTCACGCAACTGGCTTTCATTCCCAAGGACTTCCGCGTTCTGCGCCCAATGGAGCAGAAGCTCTCGGACCTGGTCGATCTGGGCTTCCTCTGGTGGCTCTCGCTCCCGCTTTTGTGGCTTCTCAATTTCTTCCACGGATACGTGGGAAACTACGGCATCGCCATCATCCTGGTGACCGTTGTCGTAAAAATCCTCTTCCACCCGCTCACGCACAAGGGCATGGTCTCCATGCGGCGCATGCAGAAGCTGCAGCCCAAGATGAGCGCCCTCCGGGAAAAGTACCGCAAAAAGAAAGACGCGGAATCGCGGCAGAAGATGAACGAGGAGATGATGGCGCTCTACAAGAAGGAGGGGGTGAATCCGCTCGGGGGGTGCCTGCCGCTTCTCCTGCAGATGCCGGTGCTCTTCGCCTTCTACAGCCTCCTTATGGTCTCGATCGAGATACGGCAGGCACCGTTCTATCTCTGGATTAAAGACCTCTCCCAGCCCGACCCTTACTACGTCACGCCCATCGTCATGGGAATCACGATGTTCCTTCAGCAGCGGATGAGCCAGCCCCCCGCCGCGGCGGGCAGCGAGTTGCAGATGCGGTTGATGAAGTGGATGCCCGTTTTCTTCACCTGGCTTTTCCTGAGCTTCCCGAGCGGCCTCGTTCTCTACTGGCTCACGAACAACGTCTTGTCCATCGTGCAGCAGCGCTGGATTAACAAGGCCACCGACGCCTCGGCCCCTCCGAAGCCCGCCAAGGAGAAGGGGCGCCGCAAAAAGGATGCCGAGAAGAAGGACGCGGAAAAAGAAGATGCGGAAAACGCCGAGAAGAAGAAGTAG
- the yidD gene encoding membrane protein insertion efficiency factor YidD: MKQLSVLAVILGVRAYRVLVSPLLPPSCRFLPTCSEYAEDAFRTQGLVRGAMLTLGRLLRCHPFCAGGLDPVPPPGGAESPREEHTPR; this comes from the coding sequence ATGAAGCAATTGTCCGTGCTGGCGGTTATTCTCGGGGTGCGCGCTTACCGCGTGCTCGTCTCGCCGCTCCTTCCGCCTTCGTGCCGCTTTCTGCCGACATGTTCGGAATACGCGGAAGATGCCTTTCGAACACAAGGCCTTGTGCGCGGAGCGATGCTGACGCTCGGACGCCTGCTGCGGTGCCATCCCTTCTGCGCCGGGGGCCTTGACCCGGTGCCGCCTCCGGGCGGCGCGGAGAGCCCGCGGGAAGAACACACACCGCGATGA